In a genomic window of Ipomoea triloba cultivar NCNSP0323 chromosome 3, ASM357664v1:
- the LOC116013889 gene encoding embryo-specific protein ATS3A-like: MKMGGKLSILLLLVIFFFFTTSTASRDISELPHFNRSFTVKANPQIGAAKCSYTVDIRTSCSSVKYTRDQISLSFGDAYGNEVYAARIDDPDSDTFERCSKDTFKITGPCMDDVCYLYLYRVGSDGWKPQSVTVYISARNYVTFTYNRFVPKGVWYGFNHCDNAASISTVV; the protein is encoded by the exons ATGAAAATGGGTGGAAAGCTTTCCATACTTCTCCTTCttgtcatcttcttcttcttcaccacATCTACAGCTTCAAGAGATATTTCAGAACTGCCCCACTTTAACAGGTCTTTCACTGTCAAAGCCAACCCACAG ATTGGTGCAGCCAAGTGTTCATACACAGTGGACATAAGAACAAGCTGTTCCTCAGTTAAATACACCAGAGATCAAATCAGCCTTTCATTTGGTGATGCCTATGGCAATGAG GTATATGCAGCAAGAATTGACGACCCAGATTCGGACACATTCGAGAGATGCTCCAAGGATACATTCAAGATTACAGGGCCGTGCATGGATGATGTGTGTTATCTGTATCTATACAGGGTTGGATCGGACGGCTGGAAACCGCAGAGCGTGACTGTGTACATCTCTGCTCGCAATTATGTTACGTTTACATACAACAGATTTGTGCCCAAAGGAGTGTGGTATGGCTTCAATCACTGCGATAATGCTGCCTCCATCTCAACTGTTGTGTAG